One segment of Mycolicibacterium sp. YH-1 DNA contains the following:
- a CDS encoding amidase — MDQNSAVELSAIDAIDQASLVAAGELGAADLLDAAILRVEATRSLNAVITDLFERGRAQATALDESGVLRHAAAGPVAGVPFLLKDLGASLAGAPEAMGSRALRSHVAGESAWIVDRYLDAGLVVFGKTNTPEWGNHCTTEPSLFGPTVNPWSPDVSPGGSSGGSAAAVAAGVVPAASGGDGTGSIRVPASCCGLVGLKPRRGRTSFAPGGGHGLEGLVNEHVLTRTVRDSAALLDVVTGSAPGDPYTAPLPRSPFLQAMSETPAPQRILTTTGSPFPGSPTHPEVIAAVESVAATLSDLGHHVASGAPTIDPDVVADAIAVLHTVSNAELHALATGHLGREPREDEFEASTWVMVREGFETSGVAYARAIHAVHDQTRRFVAGMSGHDVLLVPTLLTLVPPYALLDQPRGTTRGFFDVEFATTGWTALANVTGWAAISLPLGMSATGLPIGVQLMAPDETILLQLARQLEQASPWIDRRPPGWLA, encoded by the coding sequence ATGGATCAGAACTCGGCCGTCGAATTGTCGGCCATCGATGCGATCGACCAGGCCTCGCTCGTCGCGGCTGGTGAGTTGGGGGCGGCGGATCTGCTCGACGCGGCGATCCTGCGCGTCGAGGCGACCCGCTCCCTCAATGCCGTCATCACCGACCTGTTCGAGCGGGGTCGCGCACAGGCGACTGCGCTCGACGAGTCCGGGGTGCTTCGGCACGCGGCAGCGGGGCCGGTGGCCGGGGTGCCGTTCCTGCTCAAGGATCTCGGGGCGTCGCTCGCTGGCGCCCCCGAGGCGATGGGCTCGCGGGCGTTGCGATCCCACGTGGCAGGCGAGTCCGCGTGGATCGTGGACCGCTACCTGGACGCTGGTCTGGTGGTGTTCGGCAAGACCAACACGCCGGAGTGGGGAAACCACTGCACCACCGAACCCTCCCTGTTCGGGCCGACGGTCAACCCGTGGTCACCGGATGTCAGCCCCGGCGGGTCCAGTGGCGGTTCTGCGGCTGCGGTCGCCGCCGGTGTCGTGCCCGCGGCCTCCGGTGGTGACGGCACCGGCTCGATCCGTGTGCCTGCCTCATGCTGCGGGCTCGTCGGACTCAAGCCGCGCCGGGGCCGAACATCGTTCGCGCCGGGCGGCGGCCACGGGCTCGAGGGGCTCGTCAACGAGCATGTGCTGACGCGGACGGTGCGCGACAGTGCCGCGTTGTTGGATGTCGTGACCGGGTCTGCACCTGGCGATCCCTACACGGCACCGCTGCCGCGGTCACCGTTCCTGCAGGCGATGTCGGAAACCCCTGCGCCACAGCGGATTCTGACCACAACCGGATCGCCATTCCCGGGGTCGCCGACCCATCCGGAAGTCATCGCCGCGGTCGAGTCGGTGGCCGCGACGCTGAGCGATCTTGGGCACCACGTCGCGTCCGGTGCGCCGACAATCGATCCGGACGTGGTGGCCGACGCGATTGCGGTGCTGCACACCGTCAGCAATGCCGAACTGCATGCCCTCGCCACCGGGCACCTCGGTCGCGAACCCCGCGAGGACGAGTTCGAGGCCAGCACGTGGGTGATGGTGCGCGAGGGCTTCGAGACAAGCGGTGTGGCATACGCCAGGGCGATCCACGCCGTGCATGACCAGACGCGACGCTTCGTCGCAGGCATGTCTGGGCATGACGTGCTGCTGGTGCCAACGTTGCTCACGTTGGTACCGCCATATGCGCTCCTCGATCAGCCGCGTGGAACCACCAGGGGGTTCTTCGACGTGGAGTTCGCCACGACGGGCTGGACCGCGCTCGCCAACGTCACCGGTTGGGCCGCGATCTCGCTACCGCTCGGGATGAGCGCGACGGGGCTGCCGATCGGCGTGCAGTTGATGGCGCCCGACGAGACGATCCTGCTTCAGCTCGCCCGCCAGCTCGAGCAGGCGTCGCCGTGGATCGATCGACGCCCTCCGGGATGGCTCGCCTAG
- a CDS encoding TerC family protein, whose translation MNVTQIEWIVTLGVTLAVLLFDIIFIARRPHEPTFRECAIALTFYVGLAVLFGIWVWYFHGSQFGVEFFAGWLTEYSLSVDNLFIFLIIMASFNVPRKFQQQALLIGIILALIFRGIFIALGAVAINQFSWIFYAFGAFLVYTAIKLARDTEHDDDAENGVIRFARKHLTLTDKWDGLKMWIKEDGKRLMTPMFLVIVALGTTDLLFALDSIPAIYGLTQEPYIVFTANVFALMGLRQLYFLLGDLLKRLVYLSQGLAFILFFIGVKLILHALHENELPFINGGEHVPVPEIPTLASLGVIVVTLVITTVASLYKTRVIDKKNGASKVSPAPAAETSADTPDRPA comes from the coding sequence TTGAACGTTACCCAGATCGAATGGATCGTCACGCTTGGCGTGACGCTCGCAGTGCTGCTATTCGACATCATCTTCATCGCTCGCAGGCCTCACGAACCCACATTCCGTGAGTGCGCGATAGCGCTGACGTTCTATGTCGGTCTTGCAGTGCTGTTCGGGATATGGGTCTGGTACTTCCACGGCAGTCAGTTCGGGGTGGAGTTCTTCGCCGGCTGGCTCACCGAGTACAGCCTCTCGGTGGACAACCTGTTCATCTTCCTGATCATCATGGCGAGCTTCAACGTGCCCAGGAAGTTCCAGCAGCAGGCGCTGCTGATCGGCATCATCCTGGCGCTGATCTTCCGCGGCATCTTCATCGCGCTGGGCGCGGTCGCGATCAACCAGTTCTCCTGGATCTTCTACGCATTCGGCGCGTTCCTGGTGTACACCGCAATCAAGCTGGCCCGCGACACCGAACACGATGACGACGCCGAGAACGGTGTGATTCGGTTCGCCCGCAAGCATCTGACGCTCACCGACAAGTGGGATGGGCTCAAGATGTGGATCAAGGAGGATGGCAAGCGTCTGATGACGCCCATGTTCCTGGTGATCGTGGCGTTGGGCACCACCGATCTGCTGTTCGCGCTGGACTCGATTCCCGCCATCTACGGGCTCACCCAGGAGCCCTACATCGTGTTCACCGCGAACGTGTTCGCGTTGATGGGTCTGCGCCAGCTGTACTTCCTGCTGGGCGATCTGCTCAAGCGGCTGGTCTACCTGTCGCAGGGGCTCGCCTTCATCCTGTTCTTCATCGGCGTGAAGCTGATCCTGCACGCGTTGCACGAGAACGAGCTGCCGTTCATCAATGGCGGCGAGCATGTGCCGGTCCCCGAGATCCCGACGCTGGCCAGCCTGGGCGTCATCGTCGTGACCCTGGTGATCACCACCGTTGCCAGCCTCTACAAGACACGAGTGATCGACAAGAAGAACGGTGCCTCCAAGGTGTCCCCGGCCCCCGCCGCCGAGACCTCGGCGGATACACCGGATCGGCCCGCCTAA
- a CDS encoding VOC family protein, protein MTVNLDLLTPTVEIGLVTTDLDPMVAFYEDFLGLELQGEIEFADGRQRRYALGASVIKLVTYNTPPAQPVMPGGGKAQAGMRYLTIGVTNLRETAAKIEAAGYQVVEPPTEFEPVPGMGWMFIADPDGNSIELFGTL, encoded by the coding sequence GTGACCGTGAACCTTGACCTGCTGACACCGACCGTAGAGATCGGACTCGTCACGACCGACCTCGACCCGATGGTCGCGTTCTACGAGGACTTCCTCGGCCTCGAGTTGCAGGGTGAGATTGAGTTCGCCGACGGACGGCAACGGCGATATGCGTTGGGGGCGAGCGTGATCAAGCTGGTCACCTACAACACGCCCCCTGCGCAACCGGTGATGCCCGGTGGCGGTAAGGCTCAGGCGGGGATGCGCTACCTCACCATCGGGGTGACCAACCTGCGCGAGACGGCCGCAAAGATCGAGGCGGCGGGCTATCAGGTCGTGGAACCGCCCACCGAGTTCGAACCGGTCCCCGGGATGGGCTGGATGTTCATCGCCGATCCCGACGGTAACTCGATCGAACTGTTCGGGACGCTCTGA
- a CDS encoding HNH endonuclease signature motif containing protein, with protein MSVATRASGGEAVAAWARVESAACARRLSAMVAILDVRQSADDSASREQWYLDNWGAVCAEIGAAQQITSAAASNQLLVATSLRDRLPRVAAAFSQGQLSYQLVSTAVWRTALIKDADALRAVDADLADALTDWPPMSKERTVDAIDVFVDRHDPHALRRTQTRARSRGVDIDVDDASGIATLWGELFAHDAKALGRRLDGLADTVCGRDPRTLDQRRADALGALATGADRLTCLCDDPDCAAAAPVRSSAVVYVITRDDTLTDQGDVTARQDAALDGEQPRMFDKPVRELTLAEALTDTDPGELAATAPGVMIDGPVLAGPIIRRLALTAAIKHVLHPGTAPPEPRYVPSMALADFVRCRDLTCRFPGCDEPATACDLDHTIPYPVGPTCASNLKCLCRKHHLLKTFWSGQGGWHDRQDPDGAVIWTVPDGQTYRTCPGSSVLFPELCAPTAPVAASITRMTPHATAPGSGLTMPRRGTSRARARAHRIDDERRLNETDPQCQPAGAAPPF; from the coding sequence GTGTCAGTCGCAACCCGGGCCTCTGGTGGTGAGGCCGTGGCAGCGTGGGCGCGGGTCGAGTCCGCGGCCTGTGCACGGCGCCTGAGCGCCATGGTGGCGATACTCGACGTCCGCCAGTCCGCCGACGACTCCGCCTCGCGGGAACAGTGGTACTTGGACAACTGGGGAGCGGTCTGCGCCGAGATCGGTGCCGCCCAACAGATCACCTCCGCGGCGGCGTCGAATCAACTGCTGGTCGCGACATCGCTGCGCGACCGGCTGCCGAGGGTCGCGGCGGCCTTCTCCCAGGGCCAGCTGTCCTACCAGCTGGTGTCCACCGCGGTGTGGCGTACTGCCCTGATCAAGGATGCCGACGCCTTGCGTGCCGTTGACGCCGATCTGGCTGACGCGCTGACCGACTGGCCGCCGATGTCGAAGGAAAGGACGGTGGACGCGATCGACGTGTTCGTCGACCGCCACGACCCGCATGCGCTGCGCCGCACGCAGACACGGGCGCGCTCCCGCGGTGTCGACATCGACGTCGATGACGCCTCCGGTATCGCGACACTGTGGGGCGAGCTGTTCGCCCACGATGCCAAGGCACTGGGCCGGCGTCTCGATGGGCTGGCCGACACCGTGTGCGGGCGGGACCCCCGCACCCTCGATCAGCGTCGCGCCGACGCCCTCGGTGCACTGGCCACCGGAGCGGATCGGCTGACCTGCCTGTGCGATGACCCCGACTGCGCCGCCGCCGCACCGGTCCGCAGTTCGGCAGTGGTCTACGTCATCACCCGCGACGACACCCTCACCGACCAGGGTGACGTGACAGCGCGCCAGGACGCCGCTCTCGACGGCGAGCAGCCGCGCATGTTCGACAAGCCTGTGCGCGAACTGACCCTGGCTGAGGCGCTCACCGACACTGACCCCGGCGAGTTGGCGGCCACCGCACCCGGAGTGATGATCGACGGGCCCGTTCTGGCCGGCCCAATCATCCGCCGCCTGGCCCTGACCGCCGCGATCAAACACGTCCTGCACCCCGGGACCGCACCTCCGGAACCCCGTTACGTGCCGTCGATGGCACTGGCGGACTTCGTGCGCTGCCGCGACCTGACGTGCCGGTTCCCGGGCTGCGACGAACCGGCCACTGCCTGCGACCTCGACCACACGATTCCGTACCCTGTCGGGCCCACGTGTGCATCGAACCTGAAGTGCCTGTGCCGAAAACACCACCTGCTCAAAACCTTCTGGAGCGGTCAAGGCGGCTGGCACGACCGCCAAGACCCCGACGGCGCCGTCATCTGGACCGTGCCTGACGGTCAGACCTACCGCACCTGCCCGGGCAGCAGCGTGCTGTTCCCCGAACTGTGCGCCCCGACCGCACCCGTCGCCGCCAGCATCACGCGCATGACGCCGCACGCAACGGCCCCGGGTAGCGGGCTCACCATGCCCCGACGCGGCACCTCCCGAGCCCGTGCCCGTGCACATCGCATCGACGATGAACGCCGGCTCAACGAAACCGACCCGCAGTGTCAGCCCGCTGGCGCGGCACCACCCTTCTGA
- the yaaA gene encoding peroxide stress protein YaaA, giving the protein MIVLLPPSETKRDGGDGPPLRLETLGSPELGTLRSELMGELVALAADRPTCRKALGISAAQDAEIDRNAALLTAGTMPAINRYTGVLYDALDVESLSGATASRARARLAVGSALFGLLRADDAVPAYRLSAGSKLPGRPSLAARWKPVLEPVLAALALDELIVDLRSGAYAALARVPGAVTVDVVSERPDGSRVVVSHFNKAHKGRLARALVSSRSEPDDAAKVAAVAKRAGMQVERSGNALTVVITG; this is encoded by the coding sequence GTGATCGTCCTGCTGCCGCCTTCGGAGACCAAACGTGACGGCGGCGATGGGCCGCCACTTCGCCTCGAGACGTTGGGCTCGCCAGAGTTGGGCACGCTGCGGTCGGAGTTGATGGGCGAACTCGTCGCCCTGGCGGCCGATCGGCCGACCTGCCGAAAGGCCCTGGGTATCTCGGCGGCCCAAGATGCCGAGATCGACCGCAACGCGGCCCTGCTCACCGCGGGCACCATGCCCGCGATCAATCGCTACACCGGCGTTCTCTACGACGCCCTGGATGTCGAATCCCTCAGTGGGGCAACGGCGTCGAGGGCGCGAGCGCGACTGGCGGTGGGCTCTGCGCTGTTCGGGTTGTTGCGCGCCGACGACGCAGTTCCCGCCTATCGGTTGTCGGCCGGGTCGAAGTTGCCCGGTCGGCCGTCCTTGGCGGCCCGATGGAAACCTGTCCTGGAGCCCGTACTCGCCGCGCTGGCGCTCGATGAACTGATCGTCGATCTGCGCTCCGGCGCGTACGCGGCGCTGGCGCGGGTGCCCGGTGCAGTCACGGTCGACGTGGTGTCGGAACGCCCCGACGGAAGCCGCGTCGTGGTGAGCCACTTCAACAAGGCCCACAAGGGGCGGTTGGCGCGTGCACTCGTCAGCTCCAGGTCCGAGCCCGACGATGCGGCGAAGGTGGCGGCGGTGGCCAAACGCGCAGGCATGCAGGTGGAACGCAGCGGCAACGCGCTAACGGTCGTGATTACCGGTTAG
- a CDS encoding alkaline phosphatase family protein: MTLPSPDPDLAHLSDVVPAVLTAMGAPGFSSPIALPGDVSGACVLLIDGLGAELLAAHAGDAPVLAGLRGQTISVGFPSTTAAGLAAVGTGCRSGEHGIVGYSFLLPGTGVVNALSWRPHPWGDDLRATVEPERVQPLPTTFERAASAGFAVSVISAAKFADSGLTRAVLRGGRYVGVHAIGDLAASVRAVVADGGFCYGYHADLDLLGHLYGPGSDAWRAQLQQVDRLVASVVETLPPGGLLAVVADHGMVAVDAAGVVDLDASPLLLDGVADIGGEARARHVYTAAGAADAVLAAWQETLADRAWVVSRDEAIAAGWFGARVSDETRMRIGDVVAAARDSAAMVRRTVEPIESSLIGHHGSLTSAEQRVPLLLAHG, translated from the coding sequence ATGACGCTGCCGTCGCCTGATCCGGATCTCGCGCACCTCAGTGATGTGGTTCCCGCGGTTCTCACCGCGATGGGTGCGCCCGGTTTCTCCAGCCCGATCGCGCTCCCGGGTGACGTCTCCGGCGCCTGCGTGCTGCTGATCGACGGGCTCGGCGCCGAGCTGCTGGCCGCCCACGCCGGCGACGCACCTGTGCTGGCCGGACTTCGGGGGCAGACGATCAGCGTCGGGTTTCCGTCCACCACCGCGGCGGGTCTTGCCGCAGTCGGCACCGGCTGCAGGTCCGGTGAGCACGGCATCGTCGGATACAGCTTCCTGCTGCCCGGAACCGGTGTCGTCAACGCTCTGAGCTGGCGGCCCCACCCGTGGGGAGACGACCTGCGGGCGACGGTCGAACCCGAACGGGTGCAACCGCTTCCGACCACATTTGAGCGGGCCGCGTCGGCCGGGTTTGCCGTCAGCGTGATCTCCGCGGCGAAGTTCGCCGACTCCGGGCTGACCCGCGCCGTCCTGCGCGGCGGCCGCTACGTCGGTGTTCATGCGATCGGTGACCTCGCCGCCAGTGTGCGCGCCGTCGTCGCCGATGGCGGCTTCTGCTACGGCTATCACGCCGACCTCGATCTGTTGGGACACCTGTACGGCCCGGGGTCTGATGCGTGGCGCGCGCAGCTGCAGCAGGTCGATCGCCTGGTCGCGTCGGTGGTGGAGACCCTGCCGCCCGGCGGTCTGCTCGCCGTGGTCGCCGATCACGGCATGGTCGCGGTCGACGCGGCCGGTGTCGTCGACCTCGACGCCTCTCCCCTGCTGCTCGACGGTGTCGCCGACATCGGAGGTGAGGCCCGCGCCCGCCACGTCTACACCGCCGCCGGTGCCGCGGACGCGGTCCTCGCCGCGTGGCAGGAGACGCTCGCGGATCGTGCGTGGGTGGTGTCGCGGGACGAGGCGATCGCGGCCGGGTGGTTCGGCGCACGGGTATCCGATGAGACGCGCATGCGGATCGGTGACGTGGTGGCGGCCGCCCGGGATTCGGCGGCGATGGTGCGCCGTACCGTGGAACCCATCGAGTCCTCGCTCATCGGCCACCACGGATCGCTGACGTCTGCCGAGCAGCGCGTGCCACTGCTGCTTGCGCATGGCTGA
- a CDS encoding class I SAM-dependent methyltransferase produces MITRWQNSDAPRGDDYDARWRALAAQGRSIHGEADLVDALLHEAGGTRVLDAGCGTGRVAIELATRGYRVTGVDVDPAMLSTARDKAPELRWLRADLADLAAVTDERFDLVVLAGNVMIFVDPGSEGAVLAAAAGRLVDGGILVAGFQILPDRLSLQRYDELAEAAGLQPVARWSTWNRDPFTGGDYAVTVHARSRS; encoded by the coding sequence ATGATCACCCGATGGCAGAACTCGGACGCGCCGCGGGGCGACGATTACGACGCTCGCTGGCGAGCGCTGGCCGCACAGGGCCGCAGCATCCACGGTGAGGCTGACCTCGTCGACGCTCTGCTGCACGAGGCGGGCGGCACGCGCGTGCTCGACGCGGGTTGCGGGACGGGTCGGGTCGCAATCGAGCTGGCGACCCGCGGTTACCGCGTCACCGGTGTCGACGTTGACCCAGCCATGCTGTCGACCGCCCGCGACAAGGCCCCCGAACTCCGCTGGCTGCGGGCCGATCTCGCCGATCTGGCGGCGGTCACCGACGAGCGCTTCGACCTGGTTGTGCTCGCCGGCAATGTGATGATCTTCGTCGACCCGGGCTCAGAGGGGGCCGTCCTCGCGGCGGCCGCGGGGCGGTTGGTCGACGGCGGGATTCTGGTCGCTGGCTTTCAGATCCTGCCGGACAGGTTGTCGCTGCAGCGCTACGACGAGCTCGCCGAGGCCGCGGGTCTGCAGCCCGTGGCCCGGTGGTCCACCTGGAATCGCGACCCGTTCACCGGAGGCGACTACGCGGTGACGGTGCACGCCAGGAGCCGGTCATGA